In Rutidosis leptorrhynchoides isolate AG116_Rl617_1_P2 chromosome 2, CSIRO_AGI_Rlap_v1, whole genome shotgun sequence, one genomic interval encodes:
- the LOC139890284 gene encoding G-type lectin S-receptor-like serine/threonine-protein kinase CES101, which translates to MADRKQIPFLILTMFPLLFSNLCYTTDTLQQGQQFKDWDELTSSNNVFKLKFFSVGSMVSPYLGIFYNINNNKNINYMIDGITQNIINIIRYRDDLADMAVWVANKNNPIRDIYGNLFIDAHGKLSILSRESTIIDLFSPSLVARNASVKLLDSGNLVLQELCPNGSVKRVLWQSFDYPTDTLLPGMKLGVNLKTGHRWSLNSWRSDLLPADGSFRLAGDPNGTDQLVLLRRGITHWTSGPWLDGEFKNTHLQLSSPDVRVYYVSNATEKFFTYLTKTYDSFPTLRMTPDGQLMSRTLNIKPYCGSINDPPGCAEAEVEKIKCREDIEAYVEYTITNYIFLDEYVYDESYNLTLYDCKRICWSNCSCVAYAYANENKAGCKTFGKMIYSPDDNRHPPYTYYGYQKKKSKTWIGLLVMIVPLALLPSSYMAYVAYKKLDIKGKAKKFKKLLLHQKIRLYDYVRTDNNRNAEVHYFTFQSISLATNRFSSTNKLGEGGFGEVYKGTLADGQEVAVKRLSKSSGQGIKEFMNEIELIAKLQHTNLVRLIGCCVEKQEKILVYEYMPNNSLNFFLFDLRKKGLLNWNNRFVIIDGIAQGLLYLHKFSRLRVIHRDLKASNILLDDYLKPKISDFGMAKLLQINESEAFTSRLVGTRGYMPPEYLMEGTVSTKIDVFGFGVLLLEIVSGRMNHGSYDVEHPLTLLGLAWELWNEGRGLELMDPVLEDSYTPKEVMTCIHVGLLCVQDHAIDRPTMSEVVSMLTNENMHLPEPKHPAFFIERHDAETGRDVNHNNVTNGSVNGQSISILVAR; encoded by the exons ATGGCAGACAGAAAACAGATTCCGTTCCTGATCCTCACCATGTTTCCCCTTTTGTTCAGCAATCTTTGTTACACGACAGATACTCTTCAACAAGGTCAACAGTTCAAGGACTGGGATGAATTAACTTCATCCAATAATGTCTTCAAATTAAAGTTTTTTAGCGTTGGTTCTATGGTGAGCCCTTACTTAGGCATATTTTACAACATCAACAATAACAAAAACATAAACTACATGATCGACGGCATCACCCAAAACATAATCAACATAATCAGATATCGTGACGATTTAGCTGATATGGCTGTTTGGGTAGCAAACAAAAACAATCCTATTCGGGATATATACGGAAACCTTTTCATAGATGCTCATGGAAAGCTTAGCATTCTATCTAGGGAGAGCACTATTATTGATCTCTTTAGTCCTAGTTTGGTGGCACGCAATGCAAGTGTTAAACTTTTGGATTCTGGGAATTTGGTACTGCAAGAACTGTGTCCAAATGGGTCTGTTAAGCGGGTCTTATGGCAAAGCTTTGATTACCCAACAGACACACTTCTACCAGGGATGAAACTGGGGGTTAATCTAAAAACTGGGCATAGATGGTCACTCAATTCTTGGCGGAGCGATTTGCTACCAGCCGATGGGTCGTTTAGATTAGCGGGTGACCCAAACGGTACAGATCAACTTGTCTTACTAAGACGTGGAATAACCCACTGGACGAGTGGACCTTGGCTGGATGGTGAGTTCAAAAATACTCATCTACAATTGTCGAGTCCAGATGTTCGTGTGTACTATGTCTCTAATGCGACTGAGAAATTCTTCACTTATTTAACAAAAACATACGATTCATTTCCCACGCTCAGGATGACTCCAGATGGTCAGCTTATGAGTAGAACTCTAAACATAAAACCGTATTGTGGTTCGATTAATGACCCTCCTGGTTGTGCTGAAGCCGAGGTTGAGAAAATAAAATGCAGGGAAGATATTGAAGCATACGTTGAATACACGATAACCAATTACATCTTTCTGGATGAGTATGTATACGATGAAAGCTATAACTTGACTCTATATGATTGCAAACGAATATGCTGGAGCAATTGTTCTTGTGTGGCTTATGCTTATGCAAACGAAAACAAGGCAGGCTGCAAGACTTTTGGTAAAATGATATACAGTCCAGATGATAATCGTCACCCACCCTATACATATTATGGCTATC AAAAGAAGAAAAGTAAGACCTGGATTGGGTTGTTGGTCATGATTGTCCCATTAGCTCTGCTACCATCAAGCTATATGGCGTATGTTGCATACAAGAAGCTTGATATCAAAG GGAAGGCGAAAAAATTCAAAAAGTTGTTGCTGCATCAGAAGATACGCCTCTACGATTATGTACGAACTGATAATAATAGGAATGCTGAAGTACATTATTTCACCTTTCAGAGCATCTCATTGGCCACAAACAGATTTTCAAGCACAAATAAGCTAGGAGAAGGGGGTTTTGGAGAAGTTTATAAG GGAACATTAGCTGATGGGCAAGAGGTTGCGGTGAAACGACTTTCAAAAAGCTCTGGACAAGGAATCAAAGAGTTTATGAACGAAATCGAACTCATAGCCAAACTTCAACACACTAATCTTGTCAGACTTATTGGGTGTTGTGTTGAAAAACAAGAAAAGATCCTTGTGTATGAGTACATGCCTAATAATAGCTTGAATTTCTTTTTATTTG ATCTTAGGAAGAAAGGATTACTGAATTGGAATAACCGCTTTGTAATCATTGACGGCATTGCACAAGGACTTCTATATCTCCATAAGTTTTCAAGGTTAAGGGTAATACATAGAGATCTAAAAGCCAGTAATATATTGCTAGATGATTACTTGAAGCCTAAAATATCAGATTTTGGTATGGCTAAGTTACTACAGATCAATGAATCTGAAGCGTTTACAAGTAGACTTGTTGGAACACG TGGTTATATGCCGCCTGAATATCTAATGGAAGGCACTGTTTCAACCAAGATCGATGTCTTTGGCTTTGGTGTTTTATTGCTTGAGATCGTAAGCGGCCGAATGAATCATGGTAGCTATGATGTGGAACACCCACTTACGCTTCTAGGACTG GCATGGGAATTGTGGAACGAAGGTAGAGGTTTGGAGTTGATGGATCCAGTACTTGAAGATTCATATACTCCCAAAGAAGTAATGACGTGCATTCATGTGGGTCTCTTATGCGTTCAAGATCATGCGATCGATAGACCAACTATGTCTGAAGTCGTATCAATGCTCACAAATGAAAATATGCATCTACCTGAGCCAAAACACCCAGCGTTCTTCATCGAGAGGCATGATGCAGAGACAGGAAGAGATGTTAATCATAATAATGTGACAAATGGCTCCGTTAACGGCCAATCAATTTCAATCTTGGTTGCAAGATAG